The segment CTACAACACGCTCGATGCGCAGGAGTGGTTCGCGCGCTGCGAGACGTGCATGGAAGAGGGCAGCGCGTATGACGTCGGCGTGTTCTCGGCCGACGGGCGCACGCTGTACGGTGGCGTGGCCATCAACCAGATCCGTCGCGAGGACAACCTTGGCAATCTCGGTTACTGGATTCGCCAGAGCCATCAGCGGCAGGGCCTGGCGTCGGGCGCGGCAACGATGATGGCTTGCCACGGATTCCACGCGCTGGGCCTCACGCGGATCGAGATCGTGGCAGCCGAGACCAACCTCGCAAGCCGCGGCGTCGCCGAGAAGATCGGTGCAGCGTTCGAATGCATCGCCCGTAACCGCCTGATCCTGGGCGGCCGGCCCGTGGCGGCCGCCGTGTATTCGCTCGTGCCCGAGTCATTTGATTTCAGCCGATAGCCGTCGTTATGCGCGCCCCTCCCCCGTGAGAGGGAGAGGGGCGTTTCCAGATCGTCAGAACATCGTCCGCATTCCGATCTTGACGCTGCGACCCGGCAGCGGCGCGATGTCGCGCAGGATCGACGTGGCGCTGCGGGCTTCCGTATTGGTCAGGTTGTCGCCGCGGAGGTAGAGCAGCGTCTGGGTACCCGACACCTTGAGCTTGTATGTCAGCGATACGCCCAGCATCGTGTATGCGTCGGTCGGCGTGTCGCCGGTCGGCACGCGGGTCTGGCGCGCGTTCCAGTCCACATTGATGCGCGCGCCCCACGGGCCGGCCGCATAGACCAGCGATCCACCCAGGCGCAGCGGTGCCAGTCGCGGCAGTGGCTCGCCGTTGTTGCGGTTTTCGCCATGCACGTAGTCGGCGCGGGCCTCGAAGTCGAGGGTGTCGCCGGTGGTCAGCATCTTCTGCAGCAGGCGCGTCTTGCCTTCCGCCTCGAAGCCATACAGCGTGGCTGGCACGCCCGCGTACTGCAGGACAGGTAGCGCGCCGTCGCTGCCGGCCGTCACGACATTGCCTTCGGCGTCGCGGAACGTGCCCGTGTTCAGCAGGGCAAGGTAGTTCTGGAAGCGGCTGTAGTAGCCCGACACGCTGCCGCTATGATCCCCTTGCTTGAAGCGCATGCCGAGGTCGATCGACGTGGCGCGTTCCTTGTTCGCATTCGGGTCGCCGATTTCGTAGGCGTTGGTGGCCAGGTGCGGACCGTTGGCGTACAGCTCGTAGAACGTTGGCGCGCGCTCGGTGTACGACAGGTTCGACGTGACCGTCCAGATCGGATTGAGCTTGTACAGCAGCCCGGCCGACGCGCTGCCCGCGTTGAAGCTGCGGTTGTCGTCGGTGAAGCGATCGTTGCCGTTGGCGCTGGCCTTGACGCTGCTGTGGTCGATGCGGCCGCCAAGGTTGAGCTTGAGATCGCCCGACGAAATCAGCGGCAGTTCCTCGAAGACGAAGAGCGCGGCGTTGTCGGTGGTGGTGCTCGGGACGAAGGCTTCCTCTCCCAGCGCCGAGAAATCGGAATGGCCGAACTGCGTGCCGATCACGCCGCTCATATTGCCGATCTTGCCGTGCGTGGCCTCGATGCGCGTATCCCAGCCACGGTTCTTGAACGTCGTGCCGGTCACGCCGTCTTCGATTTCGCGGTGTTCGTAGTCGGTGTAGTTGAAGCTGCCCTTCACCGATTCGATGATGCCGTTGGTATTGCCGGCCAGATTGCGCGCCTCGCCCGCCAGGCCGATGCGGTCCTGTCGCATCTTGATGCGGGCGTCGGCCTCGGCCGGGGTGCCGTAATCGTTGCGGTAGGTCGAGTAGTTGGCGCCGAGGAACCCGTCCGCCCAGGTGTAGGAGCCGCCCATCGAGCCGCCTTCCTGATGGGAGCTCGTGTTCGGCAGCGTGCCGTAGGCCTCGCTCTCTCCTGCGGGCAGCGGCTGCGTGGCACGCAGGTTGGCGCTGCGCGCGAATCCGGGGATGCGCAGGTCGCTGGTCTGGCGGACAAAGGCGTCGGCGTGCACGGCGAAAGTGCCATTGCCCGCTTCCAGCAGGCCGCTGGCGTTGCGCCCCTTGTCGCCACCGATCGTGCCACTGACATCGGCCGCGCCGGATACCCCGGTGACGGGGTCGCGCGGGATGCGATTGTCGATCACATTGACCACGCCGCCCAGTGCATTGCCGCCGTACATCAGCGCCGCGGGGCCGCGCACCACTTCCACTTTCTCGGCAACCAGCGGGTCGATCGGCACCGCGTGGTCATAGGACAGCGACGATGCGTCGAGCGTGGAGCCGCCGCTCTGCAGCAACTTGATGCGGTCGCCATCGAGGCCGCGGATGGAAGGACGGCTCGCGTTCGGACCGAAGTAGGTGGAGGTGACACCGGGCATGCCGTTCAGCGTCTCGCCAAGCGTGCTGGTCTGGCGCACGGTCAGCGCGTCGCCACCGAGCGTGGAGACGGGCGCGACCATCTCGTTCAGGTCGCTGCCGAGCGGATTGGCCGTGACCACCACTTCCTTCAGCGTTTGCGGTTGCGGTTGCGGTTGCGTTTGCGGCGCGGCCGGCGCTGCAGCAGCGTTGTCCTGGGCCATCGCGTGCGAGGCAACGCCGGAAGTGACGATCAGGGCGGCAAGCGCCGCCAGCGGGGTGCGACGCACCGCCGGAATACGGGTGTTGTTCGAGAACATGGCTCGCGATTTTCGTTTTCGTTCATGCGTGCGCGGTGCTGCGCGGGCGAGATGCCCGGCACCGCGCCGTGAGGCAGGCGCGAGCGCGCGGCAAGATACCGCGCCCCCGGCCAATCAGGCGAAAGCGAATGCGGCCGGTGGGGCGCGCGAGCGGAATGGTTGCGCGGACGGCAGGTCCGGCCAGCGCCAGGCCAGGTTGGCTGGCTTGACCGGCTTGCCGAAGGCGAGCAGCGGCAGTTGGAAGCTGCCGACGTGAATGTCGGCCACGGTTGCGCCGTCGAACAGCACGCAGGAGTGAAGGCCGAGCTTCAGGGAAAACGGTTCGGTGTGCGTTGCATCGTCGGACGCCACCGTCAGCGCCGGCTGCGAGGCGTTGGGCAGGCCACCATGCAACACGCGGTGGACCAGACCCGCGTGCTGGGCGAGCAGCAGGCACGCGACCAGCCACAGCACGGCCCAAAGGCTCGGGCCGCGCGCGCGCAAGCGAGAGAGGGTGCAGGACTCAGTGTGCATGTCCGCAATCGCACGGCCCGTCGCCATGATCGTGGTCGTGGCCGTGATCATGGTCGTGGTCGTCGTCGAACGCGTTGCCCCAGTCGGGGAACGGATCGGGGTAGGCCGCCCATGCCTCGGGGCCGGCGGCCATTTCGTCGTCGGTGAGCAGGCACGCATCGAGCTGCGCTTCCAGCGCGTGCGCGTCGAGATCCAGGCCGATCAGCACCAGTTCCTGGCGACGGT is part of the Cupriavidus metallidurans CH34 genome and harbors:
- a CDS encoding GNAT family N-acetyltransferase, with amino-acid sequence MQPLRGKDFLLRPFRASDVDPFVAAVRESMGTVGAWMPWAHPDYNTLDAQEWFARCETCMEEGSAYDVGVFSADGRTLYGGVAINQIRREDNLGNLGYWIRQSHQRQGLASGAATMMACHGFHALGLTRIEIVAAETNLASRGVAEKIGAAFECIARNRLILGGRPVAAAVYSLVPESFDFSR
- a CDS encoding TonB-dependent receptor, whose protein sequence is MFSNNTRIPAVRRTPLAALAALIVTSGVASHAMAQDNAAAAPAAPQTQPQPQPQTLKEVVVTANPLGSDLNEMVAPVSTLGGDALTVRQTSTLGETLNGMPGVTSTYFGPNASRPSIRGLDGDRIKLLQSGGSTLDASSLSYDHAVPIDPLVAEKVEVVRGPAALMYGGNALGGVVNVIDNRIPRDPVTGVSGAADVSGTIGGDKGRNASGLLEAGNGTFAVHADAFVRQTSDLRIPGFARSANLRATQPLPAGESEAYGTLPNTSSHQEGGSMGGSYTWADGFLGANYSTYRNDYGTPAEADARIKMRQDRIGLAGEARNLAGNTNGIIESVKGSFNYTDYEHREIEDGVTGTTFKNRGWDTRIEATHGKIGNMSGVIGTQFGHSDFSALGEEAFVPSTTTDNAALFVFEELPLISSGDLKLNLGGRIDHSSVKASANGNDRFTDDNRSFNAGSASAGLLYKLNPIWTVTSNLSYTERAPTFYELYANGPHLATNAYEIGDPNANKERATSIDLGMRFKQGDHSGSVSGYYSRFQNYLALLNTGTFRDAEGNVVTAGSDGALPVLQYAGVPATLYGFEAEGKTRLLQKMLTTGDTLDFEARADYVHGENRNNGEPLPRLAPLRLGGSLVYAAGPWGARINVDWNARQTRVPTGDTPTDAYTMLGVSLTYKLKVSGTQTLLYLRGDNLTNTEARSATSILRDIAPLPGRSVKIGMRTMF